From the Nostoc sp. PCC 7107 genome, the window ATTATGAGGATGTTGCCCTTCGAGTATATTTAATAACATTAATTCTGAGCGTAACAATCCCACACCATCGACAGGTAAGTTTTGCGATCGCTCGATTAAGCTAGGCTGACTCAGGTTTACCAATAGTTGAGTAGCAATGATGGGTAAATGAGGGCTAACAAGGGGATGGTTTGATGAAAAAGCAGAGATAGGGGAATTAATTTCTTGATTTTCTCCATTTCCGGCTTTACTTTCTCTCAGGCGATAAACTTCTCCTCTGTCGCCATCTACCAGCAATTGTTCTCCGGTTTGAATTAAGACTGTAGCATCTTTGGCGCTAACAACTGCGGGAATACCCAATTCTCTCGATAAAATCGCTGCATGGCTAGTCAATCCCCCTTGTACTGTAACAATCGCCACAACTTTGTGCATCAAAGTTAACCAATCAGGTGCGATCGCTGGGACGACGAGAATGACTCCTTGGGGTATTTGCTCAGGTTTTTGTAGCGAATTAATCACATAAGCACTAGCTGTTACCCTTCCTGTGGCTGCGCCTAGCCCTTTGATTAACTGTAAATTGGGAATTGCCGATAGGGGAGTGTTAACCTCTGTAATATGGATTTGAGACACTGAATCTGCTGCTGCAATACTCCACTGGAAAGTAAAACTGTTACCCAGTTCACTGACTAGTTGATTCCCCAAAGCTATGACTTGTTGCAAATTTTGTTCTGGTAGCGCATATTGTTTTTGTGCTTCTTCTGGTAGTAAATTAGCAATTAGACCAGTATTTTCATCAATGATTGCTGACTGGATTGGTGCTTGCTCGGCTGCTGTTGTACCATCATCAAGACGATAAGCCAGTATCTTATTACCCAAATGTCGTTCTAAGACAATACCTGTTTCTTGCTGGATGTAGTATAAATCTGGCAAAACTTCACCCCTGGTAAGTGCTACACTTAGTCCCCAAGTTGCTTCAATTGTCCACCCAGCAGAATTAGCCTGAAGTGAGCCACTGGCGATCGCATTTTGTATTGGTTGGACTAACACAGCCAAATTCACATTTTGCAGATCAATTCCCATGCGTTGCCAATACAGTAAACTTCTAGCGCGAAATAACTGACTCCAGATGCGCTTTAATCCTACAGCGATCGCCTCCTCATCACAATAACAAAAGCTTGCCTCCAACAACCCAGATGTATTTCCTACCCCTTGTGCAGTATCCCCAACTGACAATGTTGGTTGCAAAATCAAATATTTAGCCTGCCATTCTCTCGTCGCTGCTAAAATTGTCCTCACCCACTGTGGCGGTACAGTTGCACCTACTATTTCTTGGCGCAAGCGACTAGCTACCAGCTGAAGCTGTCGCCAATTAGCTACATCTAAATGCAATGAAGAATCTGGTAAGTCTGCAACTAAGGACTCTGAACTGTTGATAGTTTCTAAAAATTGCCGCAAAACTTCTGCTGAAACCACAAAACCAGGTACTACAGGGTAGCCACGCTGCATGATTCTGCTTAAGTAAAATGCTTTGTCACCTACTTTGGTGCGGTCTTGTAGTTTAATTTGGTCAAGCCAGTAGACTTTTTCCACTCACGTTATTTTTTATTAGTTGTCAATTTGCTACTACAGGCTTTTTCTCTCGGCCAATATTTTCAGGCTATTGACTAAATTATCTGCCGAGAGAAGTTCTTGCTTGTCTATTATTTAAGATTCGTTTGACTTAGTTAAGAGTTAATTTTTTATTCCACGATGTCTGGTAATAATCTCACCCCTTGGCTAATTGATATTTCTGTTGCAATAGTCATAGATAAAACTCTAGACAGGTATATAGCCTTCAAGTATTGAGTTTATGACTAAACTTAGCAGTTTGAGTTAAAATTATACTTACTAATCAGTTTTAACACTCAAATAGCTAGTCCATCAGTTTGAAAGTTATGTAGTTAGTGCAGATCATTAATATTGCCATAAATTTTCATCCAAATTCCATATCATCTGCCTAAATATAGAACTACACTGAATACATCTGATTATCCAAAATTATCATGATTGGCTGGTAATCAATCATTGTCTTTAAATTCTCCAGAACATCTGGCCTTTTAGTGAAATTAATCAAACTAAGCCAGAATATTTTTCCCCAATAATTTATACTCAGCGCTGTTGCTTGATAGCAATACCCATCAAGTTGGGACACAGAAATAGTACCAAATATCTTTTACTCAACTCTAATTACCAGCAGCAATGGCGTTATTTTTAAGTTAGAGTAACATATATTACTTTATATATATATCTAAAAACAGAATTGTTAAATACTTACTACTTTCCACCAAATGATTGGCTGAATACTCTTTTTAGACTTTGCCTAGCTTTACTGTTAGGCGCAG encodes:
- a CDS encoding putative PEP-binding protein, with translation MEKVYWLDQIKLQDRTKVGDKAFYLSRIMQRGYPVVPGFVVSAEVLRQFLETINSSESLVADLPDSSLHLDVANWRQLQLVASRLRQEIVGATVPPQWVRTILAATREWQAKYLILQPTLSVGDTAQGVGNTSGLLEASFCYCDEEAIAVGLKRIWSQLFRARSLLYWQRMGIDLQNVNLAVLVQPIQNAIASGSLQANSAGWTIEATWGLSVALTRGEVLPDLYYIQQETGIVLERHLGNKILAYRLDDGTTAAEQAPIQSAIIDENTGLIANLLPEEAQKQYALPEQNLQQVIALGNQLVSELGNSFTFQWSIAAADSVSQIHITEVNTPLSAIPNLQLIKGLGAATGRVTASAYVINSLQKPEQIPQGVILVVPAIAPDWLTLMHKVVAIVTVQGGLTSHAAILSRELGIPAVVSAKDATVLIQTGEQLLVDGDRGEVYRLRESKAGNGENQEINSPISAFSSNHPLVSPHLPIIATQLLVNLSQPSLIERSQNLPVDGVGLLRSELMLLNILEGQHPHNWLLSGRRAELLEIWTQQIINFVRAFTPRPVFYRSLDWRFPEFSSLTHTSPSAPHSILGDRGTLSYVSNPAVFELELTALLNVQKAGYSNLRLLLPFVRNVAEFTFCRHKVEQIGLTQVSQFQLWMMAEVPSVLFLLPEYIKAGVQGISIGTNDLTQLLLGVDREEGQLTKTFDERHPAVMSAIAQLIQMAKNEGIPCSICGQAPALYPEIIDQLVEWGITSISVEPEAVERTYQAIARAEHRLILAAARRHISQP